The window GGAAGGAATGAGGGCCTGGATCGCCAAACATCCTTATATCAGACGGTGCCGAACGGATTCCCTGTTCCTGTTGCGGTTCCTGAGGCAGAGGAAGTTTTCAATCCCTTTGGCCTGTGAAACACTGGAACGATACCTGGCAATGCGGCAAACTTTCCCGCACTGGTATCAGAATTTGGACCCACAGGATGCCGATATGCAGGAAATGAGCTTCAACGACGTTTTCCAAGCACTTGGATTCGATGAACACGGACGAATCCTGATACTGATCAAATCCCGAAACTTCAATGTGGAAAAGTTCACCCTAGTCCACTTGGTGCGGTACCTGCACATGTACATGGAAATCCTTTCCAGTGACGAACGCATTCAAATCGCCGGAATCGTCCTCATAGTCGACTGCTTCCAGACGACGATGATGCACTTTACCCTGTTCAATCTGAGCGACATGAAGAACATGATGCCGTACATCAATCATCTGCTGCCGGTGCGTTGCAAGGAGATCCACGTGCTGCGGCTGCCCAAGATGAGCGTCACCCTGGTCGATATCCTGTTCACCTTCGTCAGTCCCAAGCTGAAGCAGCGATTCTTCGTAAGTCTTTTAGTAGAGTTTTCGCTTTGGCTTGGTGTTGTGTCGCTCCGACAAATAATCTGGGTCGAACCGCAAAAGGTCACATAGCGCCCGCCTTCCCAGGATGACAAGATTGTTACAGCAGAAGTGATCTTTGCGAAATTTTTCGCAGCAACTTCGTCGTTCTTTTGCCTTGTGTTGTGCAAATCGCGGTGCTATGTTTGGGACTTTGGGCCGATCAAAAGTGTTGTGTGTTTTGTTATGAATCAAACAATGGTGCTACCGATTTTAACGATCGTTTTGTAGTGTTTTGGTTTATGGCCCCAAGGAACGGGGAATTCAAGGGTGTTAATTAGGTTTCGTTTtgggatttatttttttgtgacaGGGACAATAACGTCAAATTTAGAGATTGGTGGTTTGTTggatattaaaagaaaattgtgaaatttttagataaaattgacGGCCCAGTGCTCTACGGTTTGTTTGatccaaaaagaaaattttaaaaagtgtaaaaacaaaaaaacggtCAGGAAACTCATCTTTGTAGAGTAGAAATCCTACTGAACTTTTGAAACGGCATTGAAAACATTGCGGACCAACTACGAGATAGGTATTTCGTTTTTTCACTAGGCGCTAGTGTGCTATATCTACTTAGAAGTATAACTCCAATGTTATTAATTTAATATCTAATAAAactatattcgaaaaaaataaacaaaataattttggtaacTTAAAGATGCTAAATTGGTAGAGTTTGGTTCAGTGGTTTCTAAGATATATGTAGATTACCAAGTTACGGTGATTTCCGGCTTTGATTTTATATCGGTTCCTAATGTGTTAATATAGCTTTGGATACGGCTAAGATACAGTCTGTTACATAAGTAACATAGTCACAGTTGTGAGAAAATTAACACTAAActtaccgacactttgtattaTACCTGTTTATACCGCTGGGGGTCAAATTTCTACACCcttagaagaggttgcaaaaatccaatgcctttagCAAATctttgtgccgaaaatgcgctgaaaagtaccaaagatgatatgattggaaaagcattACTGGGATAAAGAATTGAtcttccaagcaaaatgatgccatgaccactacattcaagcgaaacaagaaaaacattttatgagattttcattCCATTGGAGAATTCATCAAATAAAaaggtgagaatcgaactcactgcagcATCTCATCTCGGTTTGCCAGTCCGATATTTCACCCAGTGCATCATCTGCGTCGGTTagaaaacgaaagtttattgttgcACTGCATTGGACGTCTGCCGTTTAGCGGGTTTTTTTGTTTCGCCCTCCTTTGTCATTGATTGAAAAGGGATGAGAATAAATAGGAAGGGAATGGGGTGAGaatgggaaactagaaactgttttctattgccggcTTGTTTACATATACAAGCACAGCTCATTTTGGCTAGTGCTTTTTGCCGTGGGTTGGAAacaaagtatgattttttttttctaatgccggtttacatacacacacagcgctcgctacatcattcgacaacagagatgccaatgtgcctgatttttcaggtattgcctgatttttcgaggctctgcctgacaacctgataggccattgaatttgaatgatttctgaaaatatgcctgattttgcctgattttttcgaatgtgatgaaaaatgggtagtaaggaactggattaggtaccattgctgaagtgaaaaagtgactgaatcaaagcaatcgaaagattcccttgaattcttatttaaaaaagggaattaaagggaatctttcgattgttttgatgctttgattcagtagaaggctaacaacacatattagagagaAAATGAAGAgcggtgaccaaaaaaaaaggtcatcacttttagagaaatttccgttactttattgtagcctgattttgcctgatttttatttcaccagttccctgattttgagaaaaaatgttggcaaccctgttcCTTGCTTGCTGAATggttccatcctgctttgtcttgtgatatgatttgggatatgttttatttagtTTCTTTCAGATATATGTAATGCGATtgtgctgggaggacaatgccagtaattagaaagcttgttaatttAAGTCCCGCATAGAATCTTACACCGATAATTCCACCATCAGGAAGTTCATTCTTGAAGTacagtctgatttgtgggtgtagttttggaaagcttgtaacatGATTCAAATAGGATTatttaagtgctcgaaaaaaatcacttagtgtctgagaaagctgaagttataagctatatgttgcacgtatgaaaatatttttatttttaatttttttaattttaagatcatgaccacaaaaaatgtaaaaaagtgatgtGAATGcctttagatttataaaacgcgaaacacagaatttttgacgactaTTTAAAGGAAGctgttttagaaatttttatcaatctacattttctgagactattctTACACCTGGGAGCTCTAATGCTAAATAGTAGGGAGCTCCTGGATTAATCTTCCTAATATGGATGAAAATCCACACAGAAATGCAACATCCAATTGatacattttttagattttttaggcatttttttatatctagagggcgtaaaatttcaacacatatCAAGCTTGTTCCTATTGGCGCACttatgcctgtctatccacctttctttgatatttctataaaaataaaactctctCTAGTTTATTCATGCCACCGAGCATGCCACTtaagaattagaataaaaaaaactaatgaagtAGGAGGAAAACCCCAAACACGCTTCTTGCAGTTTCTGAAACAATATGCAAACTCATAACTTCATGtccgggcttgtgatatagctcagttggcaagtctgttgtctcctgagccaatgtccgcgagttcgaactcaagagtaaacatcgaacacagttgtaccggataagtttttcaataacgatccgccaactgcaccgttgataaagtcgcgaatgccataaagatggtaaaacgactataatcgaaacaaaaagaaaaaataataacttcatgtcaTCTCATTTATTTCCAGAATGATTATATTAACTAAATTGAAATACTTAGTTTTTCATCCATTGTGGGAATCTTTGGGAACACACTAAACTCGCGAAGTTTGATTTCCAATCATTGATCCAAATTCTCGTTTGCTTTCCCAACCCTTCCAGATCGGATTTCTTGCTTCGGTAcctttaaatttctttcaaattgcTTAGCTTCCTAATTTTTTCACAATCCATGCCACAAAATACCCATCTTTTAATTTCacactttttcaaaactgaGCACATTTTTTAAGAAGATTCCCATCAGCACTTAATGAGATAATTTGCCAattgccatatttgtttcttcTCCAACGGAAATGCACTTCCCGATTTACCTTGCCTTTATGATTACTTTAGCACATAGGCACTAAAGGCACAAACTATTCCCTAATCTCTTCTAGGGATAGTAGCACAAACGAGAAATAAGAACAAATATATCTTCAGGTTTTCAAATAACAAACCGTTACACATATAGGTAAGCCGCATGAGATATTTTTACCAAAaccgaaaacaaatttaagaaaaacgaAGGCTTGACTGAAAAATACATCCAGTCACAAGCAAAGATTGCTACGATCccgtatttatttttaagtttgactCTGAATTGAATCTTTGTAGGTTCGatgcgaaattaaaaaaaaaaagagtttaaagtttaatttgagTAACGAAATCAGTTCAAGAAAATGTTGAAGCTCATTTGGATTTGCACTTGAtcttgagtatgttaacgtcaGATTTAGGTTATAAAGCTATATGCACAAGAAaggcaatttcataccgattctagtccTAATGTAACCTCATTGGAGGAtcaatgcttgacaaaaataggggaaaagttcatataacgccccatgtggctaatacgcgccacgcttgttttgaagaatctaaAACATTTTAAGCTTGCAAAATatcaccaatttgttttaattggtAATGgcaatcatgaatttttccttaaaatgcccctgtgtcgtgataatttcacaatttaggtttttcttcatttcgatctaaattttaaaacacttttagtaaggtgtcaccaagcagagaaaagcgaataagacaatattttctaacacatcgatagaggagaatctaaactatgattttatgctaaaaaatcatactgaactcgctaaggtatgctttttatgggtatgttctatcacggcccatgcgcttgttataacgcgccaatcgtagtaggctgaaaatagcattaatttttcaaaatggcctattttcatggaaaatgaacaaaaagtctaaaaccatattttgagtgtaaattcagcccaaaaaatctatttttccttttttgttaattttgattagtccattttgattttattttcagtcaaagtgtctgtaaagcgggccatagactacacaaattggcctgtacaaattcgatgattccctgtcgattgtttgatctatgctcgcccacacactatacaaacatatttcacgcgaacacaaatgattgctggcgaaaacagcaacagcaacaaaaaaaaccatctccaccccggctgggagaatgttttgtacaaaatatttcgatcccgaccgattttactccaaccgtttgggcgcttattcaagcagtgccatacactatgcaaatcgtgctcacagcgacaaaatttcatcgaatttcatcgcatttgtacaaatgttgtgtagtctgtggcccgcttaagtattggtgtgttttcggtcttcggctgctctcgggtgtgttcggctgctaggcgcgtattgaatacacagcggcgcgtatttgcaacacagttttgttctgtggctttgaatatggtttttaaaaatcaagtttttgaagaaactatagcaatttgagtaataaaaaatcataggcatttgtagaaaacacttttcatcaacaattacacccatttttaacacaatttgtacgtggaatacatagaaaatcagcgattcgcttaggtggcgcataatagggcatgttcccctatgaccaaaaaaaactaaatgtaaaTTGCTTGCTTAGTTTTTTGTTTCCATTCACCCGTCTTCGCATGCGAAAtggctttgagatattaccacccactgcgccaaTCTtgttttaatcaataatttgtcCTGACTTTGCAAAATTAAGAAAGTATG is drawn from Uranotaenia lowii strain MFRU-FL unplaced genomic scaffold, ASM2978415v1 HiC_scaffold_1012, whole genome shotgun sequence and contains these coding sequences:
- the LOC129759088 gene encoding alpha-tocopherol transfer protein-like; translation: MTVTYGVDKCPKKFDEYRCTLTEKYRTVAKEQLREDDTLREQALEGMRAWIAKHPYIRRCRTDSLFLLRFLRQRKFSIPLACETLERYLAMRQTFPHWYQNLDPQDADMQEMSFNDVFQALGFDEHGRILILIKSRNFNVEKFTLVHLVRYLHMYMEILSSDERIQIAGIVLIVDCFQTTMMHFTLFNLSDMKNMMPYINHLLPVRCKEIHVLRLPKMSVTLVDILFTFVSPKLKQRFF